TTTGTGTCAACACAGTAGTTTGTAACTTCCACTAAACTAATGGCTGGACTGGCCTCAAAGCCCCATGTAGCAAAGTAATGACAGCTGCTACTACTAATGCAAATGTGTAAAGGCTGCGCTTTTAAAAGCTTTCTGAGCAGTTTAAGTTCttctatacaataaaataaaagctacaaTGAGAGTTTATGCCTTCTTGCAGTTCTGCTCACCCTCTGATCCTGGGAGCACAGTGTGTAAGGTACTTTGAAACCATCACAGGAGGGTATTTTCTCACAGTCGTACGCCTCTACAGGATCCTGGTCAGTTCTGCACAGCGTACACACCCAGTCGCCCCTGTAGAAGAACACAGAAAAACCACATTATGAATTAAAAAGCCCATTGTGGTTAAGAACACTATGAAATATTTAActataatagaataataataattagatatTAAAGAATagtaaaaatagattttataatgattttaccttattttacaatttaatgttatatatatttgtctgttatttatcaaaatggtatttatttcaaaatgttgtttttatttattgaattatgaaACTTTTGGGAATCCATACTTTTAACCCTCGGGGcacatttgaaaaaagaatTACACTCTTACATACCAAAAAGGTACCCTTCATAAAACTGTCCTATATAATTATTTGCCCTGTTTTTCACATCAGATATTTTCAATTACTTCAAACCTAGCCATAAATATAAagatttttattatgtttttatacattttattttttttgccctttttggcattttttttcaatgacaaaaatacaaattatgttgtttgttgtttttttccacaattataaggggcattttgtgttttaaaggtggagGCTTAGATTTATTAGGTATTTATGGGAAAACCACTGTTATATGTCAGGATAACAGTACTGTATATCCAAAATATGTGATTATAATGGGAGTCACTGGGACCAAACACAGTGTTGGAACATTTTATATCTCCTGTTCTATACTTCTTGCAACTAAAGTGATGATGGAATTATGAacatgatgtttaaaaaaactccTGTACAATGTTCATACAATTAGGAGATAAGATGAGATATTGAGAattttaaaaactgaataaGCAGAAGGTACACGTTTTGGTCCCCAAAGGTGCCCCGAGGGTTAATGCTGTGttagaaaacaaataataatgtttttaatattccaAATTGAAACTTTGGATTTTTACATCTGTGTTCACACAATACGTACGTTGGACAGCCAATGAGAGGAGGGATGTGACACACCAAGTGGTAAACTTTGGGGCAGCGGTCGCAGCAGAGGAGATGACCTCCATTCAGACAAACTGCACAGAAGTCTTCACTCTCTTTAGTCTCAGCTTCAGTCTCGCTTTTATTCTGCAAACAGCAAAGAgctgtttttttatcctcaCTGTCATCCATCTGAACTACAACCGTCTCGTGTTTGGCTTTAGATTCACTCTGTATGAGTCGACATCGAGCCTGGCCGGCCCCTGCGTCTGGGTCTAATTCAATCACAAGAGTCTGATCAGGGTCAGGGTCCAGATAAAATGTCTCAGAGTCAGTCTTTATGTGGTCAGACTCTGAGTCAAACAGGATGAAGGGCTGATGGAGGCTGGATTCACTGTCAAAGCAGAGCGCCTGTTCTGGTTCCTCAGGCGGGCAGATGTCAGAACTGTAAGACTCAGATGTTGCTTtggtttctgtttctgtttgacTGATATCAGAGCATTCCTCTGGTTTGGACTGTGGTGAAGATTCACTCTGCTGGCCAAGTCCAATCTAAAATAAGCAGTGAGAGCACAGAGATGACAAATTAAAACTCAAATACCAACACTGCAGTATAAGCCTGCGGGGTCATAggtcagacataggcaactggcgacGTCTCGTTTTGTGTGGCCCCTGAAACAattccccaaaaattgtatttcaagtaGTTTGAaggaataaaaatacacaaaatgactcataaaacacaaaatgacaacaaagacagacacaacaaccatttAACCAAACaagatgtcaacaaaaacataaaaaactaaacaagacCTGTACTGGCAAGgcaaatatgtatttggcaattgaaaattggcaaaaattacAACCtttatctggatttgttgacaagttatataatggaggaaaaacagaagactgaccttgacctttgaaAGGAATTGTTGTTCAAtagtaccagtctgagcactgtctttcaatttgtggccaagttatggaaaaaaaagtatttttgggggttttttgtgacgtcatgaactttgacccctaccagtctttttactggtagatcacacattgaaaggaaatgttgttcaatggtaccagtctgagcactgtctttcaatttgtggccaagttatggagaaaacagtattttttggggttttttgtgacgtcatgaactttgacccctaccaatctttttactggtagatcacacattgaaaggaaatgttgttcaatggtaccagtctgagcactgtatctcaatttgtggttAAGTAGGGAAAAAGTTTTTTGGGTGGGGTGTATtgatgtcatgaactttggcCCCTACCAATGTTTTTACTGGTTGGTCGCACAGCTTCGGGCtcacaaataaaatactccacttgagatgagcttttcagaaatgtaagcatgaaacttgtacgataaatattcatagggatatagatttttttgtttttttactcttgACGTGACCTTGaacttgaccttgacattttggcaccAAAAAAGGTCAACAAACCATGCTTGACATTGCCCTTATGAGATGATATACATGTCagtagtgctgcattaatagcctatgAGAAGTTCTGGGACAAAAGAGTTACGGCAGAAaaataagaactcctacgattacaatgtatttggcaattgaaaatacaattacacattacagaatagctccaaactgtcaacaaaattacaggaaaatacaaaaatacagaaagtgaccctaaaaaatgcacagattgagaacataaatgcagaaaatgacagaaaaatagtcaaaattactacaagaacacaaaaataacaaacaaataaatactgacaaaacagcaaaaaccacagacaaagacaaaaaagacaatGACATATATatcagatacagtatatatatgatgataatgtggcccttggatcacatacaatcacattttatggcccctgctgtgacagagttgcccatccctgtcaTAGGGTCAAGAggggtaaaaatataaaaaggacGCTGTTAGTGCTATACGCTGATATTTttagtgcactttttgtacaatAAAAGTAGTCTAATCTATAGGACATTCCAATATATTGCAAGTGCAACACTCACTCTGCAGTCACTCACTTATACCGTCTTTCGACGAACAAGTTTCAATGAATATCTGCGCCTCAATTTGTGCCTAGCATAATCTATGGTTAACTGAAGATTTTCTGCTGTCAGTTTTACTCGGAagatcaaaatttaaaaaaaccaaaaagtcAAAATTGAGTAATTTCAGGAAACCACAAATACATTGGAGGAGATAACCTGGCCTTTCTGCCTTGGAGATCAATGCCAGGTTTGTGCAAAAAATCTTTTAAGGAAAAATGATCTAAATTACTGTCAGACTCGCTGCCCACACCATCAGCCATGGccagtttatccctcttgacctttgtaCTCATGTGCGAGAACTgaacgagagagagagatttccgagagtgtgaaaaggcttattaacCAACGTTGTGACTTCCATACCTGCTCAGGAAGGTTTGTAACTGTTTTATTGTAGCGCTCAGCCTGTGTTGGACACTGCAGTCGTACGAGGCACACCACAGGCTGCAGGGACGAGGGGAGGATGGACTTGAAGTTCAGACGCTCCAGGCTCACTAATGCTATGCAGGAATTACCCAAAATCCTCTGGGCCTCAGGGGGAATCCTGGAAGAAGTAGTAAACGTAGGacattatttctttttaaattatttttaatgtaaacctGTAAACTTTTCACTATGAAGGGAAATTATATTaagtattttaattatttattgtgcattgaaatataaatgagaaaatgtgcacagaaaaaatgataacagaataGGTATAGACTGAAAAAGAGTTACGATGGTGAAGCTTTTTGCACCTTTAATTTCAGCAAGTTCattctgtcttctttttttaaatatattttgaggtttcatttttttcaggaaatgttgtcTCCTGAcagccagtcttcctcagaggtgactGCTTTGATGTATCTCTATGAGTTATCTCATAaggaaataataatattgcattggatttatattgcaccttatttttgggcactttacatggcattattctttcactccacacttattggtggtaagctactagtgtagccacagctgccctggggcagactgaagcaaggctgccatagtgcaccatcggtcACTCTGACCACCACgtatgtgggtaaagtgccttgccaaaggacacaatgacaatgacttggctagagaGTTGGGAATTCAAATCCCTAACCCTTCGGTtgctggacaacccactctaccactgagtcaCGGTCGCCCACACAAAAGCATTACCTCTGAGGAGggctgacagttgacagtcgaaacatgtcaggagatagaATTTCTtgtctaaataaacaaaacctcaacacatatttttgcatcttttgcGGAAATATTCAATTCTACAAAATCCACCATATGTTActctttaaattaactttaaattagTTCGAtcaacaaaaatgtcaaaagccAAATTAAGAGTATTTCTCTGCACACATGGACGTGTTAGTCCAGTAGTCGTGATTTACCTGAGTTTTTTAAGAAGAGCTTTTACGTCATTGTTGGGACGCTTTTTCCATTTCTTAGATGATGTCGATGTTCCTTTAAATCTTCTGTTGTAACACCAATTTAttctcttctccttctcacAGAAAACACAACTGTTGGGCTGAAACACAGATGTCAATagtatcattattatgactCAATACTGAAGACATGAAAATAGTCATCTTGTTTCTCACTACCATGCATAAACATATTGTaaagaatatacagtatatttcagCTGCCATGTGTTTTACCTTTAAGTTGGACTCCTCCTCTGTGGTTGCCTGCTTTAAACTAGTCTTTGGGGACATGGTCTTCAGTGCCAGTCGTGCTCCCCACTTGGCAACCCGTGGTAGCAGAGTCGATTGCCTTTGTGGGGCGTTGCCATGGCGACTGCAGGGCGGCTCTGCCATCTCCAGGTGATAGGTCCTCGTGG
This genomic window from Gouania willdenowi chromosome 6, fGouWil2.1, whole genome shotgun sequence contains:
- the LOC114465568 gene encoding tripartite motif-containing protein 66-like gives rise to the protein MAEPPCSRHGNAPQRQSTLLPRVAKWGARLALKTMSPKTSLKQATTEEESNLKPNSCVFCEKEKRINWCYNRRFKGTSTSSKKWKKRPNNDVKALLKKLRIPPEAQRILGNSCIALVSLERLNFKSILPSSLQPVVCLVRLQCPTQAERYNKTVTNLPEQIGLGQQSESSPQSKPEECSDISQTETETKATSESYSSDICPPEEPEQALCFDSESSLHQPFILFDSESDHIKTDSETFYLDPDPDQTLVIELDPDAGAGQARCRLIQSESKAKHETVVVQMDDSEDKKTALCCLQNKSETEAETKESEDFCAVCLNGGHLLCCDRCPKVYHLVCHIPPLIGCPTGDWVCTLCRTDQDPVEAYDCEKIPSCDGFKVPYTLCSQDQRRCEKLTLLLYCHVLSAPFHEPVSPWAQNYYQIIKKPIDLSVIRKKLDRSKTLHYFTAEQFVNDVLLMFKNCATFNYPDSEVAQAGRNLEVFFLNKLREIFPGQTFPSASQDKTNKARLQWFCKKKKECHRKKKVMFHGRNYFLKL